Proteins found in one Pseudomonas marvdashtae genomic segment:
- a CDS encoding bifunctional DedA family/phosphatase PAP2 family protein, with translation MGPWLDSITGWLTVNPQWLAVAVFVVACVECLAIAGLIVPGTVLLFAIAVLAGSGALSLGETLLLGLLGGLLGDLVSYLLGRHFHQNIRRLPGLRQHPEWMGAAESYFQRYGIASLLVGRFIGPLRPMLPMVAGMCDMPFLRFAAVSLVAAAGWTVAYLLPGWATGAAFRLPLPEGFWPQAGVVIGSIAVMLGLSVNSSLRRHRHASAIIAVVGLAILIGLFIGFRYLTAFDQGLIALVQEHRSATLDEIAVTFTLIGEFRYMLIVCSLVTGLLLVARQWRQAIFAGGTMLLTALANTGFKLFFARVRPEILSEPLTSYSMPSGHASGAFALFLALAILAGRGQPPRLRLTWLLLASLPALAIALSRVYLGAHWPSDVVAGAMLAATVCAAVLWLSQRQEPLRAMSPKVWWLVLPALMAAFSFFALRHLPHAMLRYAY, from the coding sequence ATGGGCCCATGGCTCGATAGCATTACCGGCTGGCTGACTGTAAATCCGCAATGGCTGGCGGTGGCGGTGTTCGTCGTCGCTTGCGTGGAATGCCTGGCCATCGCCGGGCTGATCGTACCGGGCACGGTGCTGTTGTTCGCGATTGCGGTGCTGGCCGGCAGCGGCGCGTTGTCCTTGGGCGAAACGTTGCTGCTGGGCCTTCTAGGGGGACTGCTCGGGGATCTGGTGTCGTACTTGCTCGGCCGGCATTTCCACCAGAACATCCGGCGCCTGCCGGGGCTGCGGCAACATCCGGAATGGATGGGCGCGGCGGAGAGCTACTTCCAACGCTACGGCATCGCCAGCCTGCTGGTGGGGCGCTTTATCGGACCGCTGCGGCCAATGCTGCCGATGGTGGCCGGGATGTGCGACATGCCGTTCCTGCGCTTCGCCGCTGTCAGCCTGGTAGCGGCGGCAGGCTGGACCGTGGCGTACCTGCTGCCGGGCTGGGCCACCGGAGCGGCGTTCCGCCTGCCGCTGCCCGAAGGTTTCTGGCCACAGGCCGGTGTCGTCATCGGCAGCATCGCCGTGATGCTTGGACTCAGCGTCAACAGCAGCCTGCGTCGCCATCGCCACGCCTCGGCGATCATCGCGGTGGTTGGCCTGGCGATCCTGATCGGCCTGTTTATCGGTTTTCGCTACCTGACGGCGTTCGACCAAGGCCTGATAGCCCTGGTCCAGGAACATCGCAGCGCGACACTGGACGAGATCGCCGTGACCTTCACGCTGATCGGCGAATTCCGCTACATGTTGATTGTCTGCAGCCTGGTGACCGGGTTGCTGCTGGTGGCACGACAATGGCGGCAGGCAATCTTTGCCGGCGGCACAATGCTGCTCACCGCCCTGGCCAACACTGGCTTCAAGCTGTTCTTCGCCCGCGTGCGCCCTGAAATCCTGAGCGAGCCATTGACCAGCTACAGCATGCCCAGCGGCCACGCCTCCGGCGCCTTTGCGCTGTTCCTGGCCCTGGCGATACTGGCCGGGCGCGGCCAACCGCCACGCCTGCGCCTGACCTGGCTGTTACTCGCCTCGTTGCCGGCGCTGGCCATTGCCTTGTCGCGGGTGTACCTCGGCGCCCATTGGCCGAGCGACGTTGTCGCCGGCGCCATGCTCGCCGCCACCGTCTGCGCCGCGGTCCTGTGGTTGAGCCAGCGCCAGGAGCCGCTTCGCGCCATGTCGCCAAAAGTCTGGTGGCTGGTGCTCCCGGCACTGATGGCGGCGTTCAGCTTCTTCGCCCTGCGGCATCTGCCGCACGCGATGTTGCGGTATGCCTATTGA
- a CDS encoding DNA-3-methyladenine glycosylase produces MTDSPTAPIALPHAFFDRDAQVLAQDLLGKVIRHKVGDVWLGARIIETEAYYFAEKGSHASLGYTEKRRALFLDGGHIYMYYARGGDSLNFSAQGPGNAVLIKSAYPWVDAISGPASLAQMLLNNPDAQGRPRTPQKLCAGQTLLCKALGLKVPDWDAKRFDPERLLVEDVGVPTVNVIQTTRLGIPLGRDEHLPYRFVDAAYAPWCTRNPLRRGQVEGRDYFLLA; encoded by the coding sequence ATGACCGATTCGCCAACCGCGCCCATTGCCTTGCCCCACGCTTTTTTTGATCGCGACGCCCAAGTACTCGCCCAGGATCTGCTGGGCAAGGTCATTCGCCACAAAGTCGGTGACGTGTGGCTCGGCGCGCGAATCATCGAGACCGAAGCGTATTACTTCGCTGAGAAAGGCAGCCATGCCTCCCTGGGCTATACGGAAAAACGCAGGGCGTTGTTTCTGGATGGCGGCCACATCTATATGTACTACGCCCGCGGCGGCGATTCGCTGAACTTCAGCGCCCAGGGCCCGGGCAACGCGGTATTGATCAAATCGGCGTATCCCTGGGTCGACGCCATCAGCGGCCCGGCGAGCCTGGCGCAGATGCTGCTCAACAACCCCGACGCCCAGGGTCGACCACGCACACCGCAAAAGCTTTGTGCAGGACAGACCTTGCTGTGCAAGGCGCTGGGACTGAAAGTGCCGGACTGGGACGCGAAGCGCTTCGACCCCGAACGGTTGCTGGTGGAAGATGTGGGCGTGCCGACGGTCAATGTGATCCAGACCACTCGTTTGGGCATCCCATTGGGACGGGACGAACACCTGCCCTACCGCTTCGTCGATGCCGCCTACGCACCGTGGTGCACCCGCAATCCGTTGCGGCGCGGCCAGGTCGAGGGCCGTGATTATTTTTTGCTTGCCTGA
- a CDS encoding glutamate-5-semialdehyde dehydrogenase produces MTESVLDYMTRLGRAAREASRIIGRASTAQKNRALQAAANALDAARAELSAANELDLAAGRANGLEPAMLERLALTPARIDGMIVGLRQVAALPDPVGAIRDMSYRPSGIQVGKMRVPLGVVGIIYESRPNVTIDAASLCLKSGNATILRGGSEAIHSNRAIAACIQRGLAEADLPAAVVQVVETTDRAAVGALITMPEFVDVIVPRGGKGLIERVSRDARVPVIKHLDGICHVYVSAHAELPKAQRIAFNAKTYRYGICGAMETLLVDQAVAKDFLPSMAAQFREKGVELRGCERTRTIIDAAVATEEDWNTEYLAPILSIRVVDGLDQAIEHINRHGSHHTDSIVSEHQGETRRFVAEVDSASVMINTPTCFADGFEYGLGAEIGISTDKLHARGPVGLEGLTCEKYIVVGDGQLRGQEPV; encoded by the coding sequence ATGACTGAGTCCGTTCTTGACTACATGACCCGCCTGGGTCGCGCCGCCCGCGAAGCGTCGCGCATCATCGGCCGTGCCAGCACCGCGCAGAAAAACCGCGCCCTGCAGGCCGCCGCCAATGCGCTGGACGCCGCGCGCGCCGAGTTGTCCGCCGCCAACGAACTGGACCTGGCCGCTGGCCGGGCCAATGGTCTGGAGCCGGCGATGCTCGAGCGCCTGGCGCTGACTCCGGCGCGTATCGACGGCATGATCGTCGGTCTGCGTCAGGTCGCGGCACTGCCGGACCCGGTCGGGGCGATCCGCGACATGAGCTATCGGCCGTCGGGTATCCAGGTCGGCAAGATGCGCGTACCCCTGGGCGTGGTCGGGATCATCTACGAGTCGCGGCCGAACGTGACCATCGATGCCGCGAGCCTGTGCCTTAAGTCCGGTAACGCGACCATCCTGCGCGGTGGCTCCGAGGCGATTCATTCCAACCGCGCCATCGCCGCCTGCATCCAGCGCGGCCTGGCTGAAGCCGATCTGCCGGCGGCGGTGGTGCAAGTGGTGGAAACCACCGATCGCGCGGCAGTCGGCGCGCTGATCACCATGCCTGAATTCGTCGACGTCATCGTGCCGCGCGGCGGCAAGGGGCTGATCGAACGGGTCAGCCGCGACGCCCGCGTGCCGGTGATCAAGCACCTGGACGGCATCTGCCACGTCTACGTCAGTGCCCACGCCGAGCTGCCGAAAGCCCAGCGCATCGCCTTCAACGCCAAGACTTATCGTTATGGCATCTGCGGTGCGATGGAGACCCTGCTGGTGGACCAGGCTGTCGCCAAGGATTTCCTGCCATCGATGGCCGCCCAGTTTCGCGAAAAAGGCGTCGAGCTGCGCGGCTGCGAGCGGACCCGGACGATCATCGACGCGGCGGTCGCCACCGAGGAAGACTGGAACACCGAGTACCTGGCGCCGATCCTGTCGATCCGCGTGGTCGACGGGCTCGACCAGGCGATCGAGCACATCAATCGCCATGGCTCCCACCACACCGACTCCATCGTCAGCGAACACCAGGGCGAAACCCGGCGTTTCGTGGCTGAAGTGGACTCGGCGTCGGTGATGATCAACACCCCGACTTGCTTCGCCGATGGCTTCGAGTATGGATTGGGTGCCGAGATCGGCATTTCTACTGATAAGCTGCACGCCCGCGGCCCGGTGGGCCTCGAAGGCCTGACGTGCGAAAAGTACATTGTGGTCGGTGACGGCCAGCTGCGCGGCCAGGAGCCGGTCTGA
- the nadD gene encoding nicotinate-nucleotide adenylyltransferase: MTTTAPKRIGILGGTFDPVHIGHLRGALEVADALGLDELRLTPSARPPHRDTPQVSAQDRLAMVECAVAGVAPLVVDARELQRDKPSYTIDTLELMRAELAADAQVFLLLGWDAFCGLPTWHRWEELLQHCHILVLQRPDADSEPPDALRNLLAARSVSDPLALKGPSGQIAFVWQTPLAVSATQIRQLLASGKSVRFLVPDAVLAYIDAHGLYRASN, from the coding sequence ATGACTACGACCGCGCCAAAGCGCATCGGTATCCTGGGCGGCACGTTCGACCCGGTGCACATCGGCCATCTGCGCGGCGCACTGGAAGTCGCCGATGCCCTGGGCCTCGATGAGCTGCGCCTGACGCCAAGCGCCCGGCCACCTCATCGGGATACGCCGCAGGTGTCGGCGCAAGACCGCCTGGCGATGGTCGAGTGCGCGGTGGCCGGTGTGGCGCCGTTGGTGGTGGACGCCCGCGAATTGCAGCGGGACAAGCCGTCCTACACCATTGATACCCTGGAGCTGATGCGCGCCGAACTGGCCGCCGATGCCCAGGTTTTCCTGCTTCTGGGCTGGGACGCATTTTGCGGCCTGCCCACTTGGCATCGCTGGGAAGAGTTGCTCCAGCATTGCCACATCCTGGTGCTGCAACGCCCGGATGCCGACAGCGAACCGCCGGATGCCTTGCGCAACCTGTTGGCGGCGCGCTCGGTGAGCGACCCGCTGGCCCTCAAGGGGCCGAGCGGACAGATTGCATTCGTCTGGCAGACACCGCTCGCGGTATCCGCCACCCAGATCCGTCAACTGCTGGCCAGCGGTAAGTCGGTACGTTTCCTGGTGCCCGACGCGGTCCTGGCCTACATCGATGCGCACGGTCTGTACCGTGCGTCGAACTGA
- the rsfS gene encoding ribosome silencing factor has product MTDKDLNKVKRKGTFKSAPLPVEAHTGVVLAGEELVKVAVAALEDVKAQDIQVIDVREKQSITDYMIIATGTSNRQIGAMLDKVREAVKAQGVKPLGEEGKGDSDWVLLDMDDVIVHMMTASARQFYDLERLWAGAEQSRSASAAHHSPENPHEHFTKLNKDQQ; this is encoded by the coding sequence ATGACTGACAAAGACCTGAACAAAGTAAAGCGCAAGGGCACCTTCAAGAGCGCCCCGCTGCCGGTAGAGGCGCATACCGGCGTGGTGCTGGCTGGCGAAGAGCTGGTCAAGGTGGCCGTGGCGGCCCTGGAAGACGTCAAGGCCCAGGACATCCAGGTGATCGACGTTCGTGAAAAGCAGAGCATCACCGACTACATGATCATCGCCACCGGTACCTCCAATCGCCAGATCGGCGCGATGCTCGACAAGGTCCGCGAAGCGGTCAAGGCCCAGGGCGTCAAGCCGTTGGGCGAAGAAGGCAAGGGCGACAGCGACTGGGTCCTGTTGGACATGGACGACGTCATCGTGCACATGATGACCGCCTCGGCGCGCCAGTTCTATGACCTGGAACGCCTGTGGGCAGGCGCCGAGCAGAGCCGTTCGGCCAGCGCCGCGCACCACAGCCCGGAAAACCCCCATGAGCACTTCACCAAGCTCAACAAAGACCAGCAATAA
- the rlmH gene encoding 23S rRNA (pseudouridine(1915)-N(3))-methyltransferase RlmH → MRLRLIAVGSRMPKWVEEGWHEYAKRLPSELALELVEIPLNTRGKNADVARFIRQEGEAMLAKVGPNERIVTLEVHGKPWSTEQLAVELDRWRLDARTVNFMVGGPEGLAPEVCARADQRWSLSPLTLPHPLVRILIGEQLYRAWTVLSGHPYHK, encoded by the coding sequence GTGCGACTGCGCCTGATCGCCGTCGGTTCTCGCATGCCCAAGTGGGTGGAAGAAGGCTGGCATGAATATGCCAAGCGTCTTCCGTCCGAGCTGGCCTTGGAACTGGTGGAAATTCCGCTCAATACCCGTGGCAAGAACGCTGACGTGGCGCGCTTCATCCGCCAGGAAGGCGAAGCCATGCTGGCCAAGGTCGGGCCGAACGAGCGGATCGTCACCCTCGAAGTCCATGGCAAGCCCTGGAGCACCGAGCAGTTGGCAGTCGAGCTCGATCGCTGGCGGCTGGATGCGCGCACGGTCAATTTCATGGTCGGCGGCCCGGAAGGGCTGGCGCCGGAAGTCTGTGCCCGAGCCGATCAACGCTGGTCCTTGTCGCCCCTGACGTTGCCGCACCCGCTGGTGCGGATCCTGATCGGTGAACAGTTGTATCGTGCCTGGACAGTCCTGTCCGGGCACCCTTATCACAAGTAA
- the mrdA gene encoding penicillin-binding protein 2 gives MPQPIRIKDHEKDARLVRGRVVFGAIAVVTLIGVLIARLYFLQVIQYEYHSTLSESNRVHVQPIPPTRGLIFDRNGVVVADNRPSFSLSMTRERSGDWQQVLDVIVEVLQLTPEDRAIFEKRMRQGRRPFEPVPIMFELTEEQIALIAVNQFRLPGVEVVAQLVRHYPQGPHFAHSVGYMGRINEKELKTLDPVNYSGTHHIGKTGIERFYEAELHGQVGYEEVETNARGRVLRVLKRTDPIPGKDIVLSLDIKLQEAAEAALGGRRGAVVALDPNTGEVLAMVSQPSFDPNLFVTGISFKAYAELRDSIDRPLFNRVLRGLYPPGSTIKPAVAIAGLDAGVVTASSRVYDPGYYQLPNYDHKYRNWNRTGDGYVDLETAIMRSNDTYFYDLAHKLGIDRLSSYMNKFGLGQKVSLDMFEESPGLMPSREWKRATRRQAWFPGETLILGIGQGYMQATPLQLAQATALVASKGKWYRPHLAKTIEGQKPVDPDPVPDIILRNPSDWQKVNIGMQQVMHGARGTARKAAIGAQYRIAGKSGTAQVVAIKQGEKYDRSKVQERHRDHALFVGFAPAENPKIVVSVMVENGESGSGVAAPVVRQIMDAWLLDEHGQLKPEYASPTTAEATAREE, from the coding sequence ATGCCCCAGCCGATTCGCATCAAGGACCACGAAAAAGACGCCCGCCTGGTGCGGGGCCGCGTCGTGTTCGGTGCTATTGCGGTGGTCACGCTGATCGGCGTGCTGATCGCGCGGCTGTATTTCCTCCAGGTGATCCAGTACGAGTACCACTCGACCCTGTCGGAAAGTAACCGTGTACATGTTCAGCCGATTCCGCCGACCCGCGGGCTGATTTTCGACCGCAATGGCGTGGTGGTGGCCGACAACCGGCCCAGCTTCAGCCTGAGCATGACCCGCGAGCGCTCCGGTGACTGGCAGCAGGTGCTCGACGTGATCGTAGAAGTGTTGCAACTGACGCCCGAGGATCGGGCGATCTTCGAAAAGCGCATGCGCCAGGGCCGGCGTCCCTTCGAGCCGGTGCCGATCATGTTCGAGCTGACCGAAGAACAGATCGCCCTGATCGCCGTGAACCAGTTCCGCCTGCCGGGCGTCGAGGTGGTGGCGCAACTGGTGCGGCATTATCCCCAAGGGCCGCACTTCGCCCATTCGGTCGGCTACATGGGACGGATCAACGAAAAAGAGCTCAAGACGCTCGATCCGGTCAACTACAGCGGCACTCACCATATCGGCAAGACCGGCATCGAGCGTTTCTACGAAGCCGAGCTGCACGGCCAGGTGGGTTACGAGGAAGTCGAGACCAACGCCCGCGGCCGCGTGCTGCGAGTGCTCAAGCGCACCGACCCGATTCCCGGCAAGGACATTGTCCTGAGCCTGGACATCAAATTGCAGGAAGCCGCGGAAGCAGCGCTGGGCGGACGGCGTGGCGCGGTGGTTGCCTTGGACCCCAATACCGGCGAAGTCCTGGCGATGGTCAGCCAGCCGAGTTTCGACCCGAACCTGTTCGTCACCGGCATCAGTTTCAAGGCCTACGCCGAGCTGCGCGATTCCATCGACCGGCCGCTCTTCAACCGTGTGCTGCGCGGGCTCTATCCGCCGGGCTCGACCATCAAGCCGGCCGTGGCGATTGCCGGGCTGGACGCTGGCGTTGTGACTGCGTCGAGCCGGGTCTACGACCCGGGTTACTACCAATTGCCGAACTACGACCACAAGTACCGTAACTGGAACCGCACCGGTGACGGCTACGTGGACCTGGAAACGGCGATCATGCGTTCCAACGACACCTACTTCTACGACCTGGCCCACAAGCTGGGGATCGACCGGTTGTCGTCCTATATGAACAAGTTCGGCCTCGGTCAGAAGGTGTCCCTGGACATGTTCGAGGAATCCCCTGGCCTGATGCCATCGCGGGAATGGAAACGGGCGACCCGCCGCCAGGCCTGGTTCCCCGGCGAAACCCTGATCCTGGGGATCGGCCAGGGCTACATGCAGGCAACGCCCTTGCAACTGGCCCAGGCCACGGCCCTGGTGGCGAGCAAGGGCAAGTGGTATCGCCCGCACCTGGCCAAGACCATTGAAGGCCAGAAACCGGTGGACCCGGACCCGGTGCCGGACATCATCCTGCGCAACCCGTCGGACTGGCAGAAGGTCAACATCGGCATGCAGCAGGTGATGCATGGCGCCCGGGGCACCGCGCGCAAGGCGGCCATTGGCGCGCAATATCGCATCGCCGGCAAGAGCGGCACGGCCCAGGTCGTGGCGATCAAGCAGGGCGAGAAATATGACCGCTCCAAGGTTCAGGAGCGCCATCGTGACCACGCCTTGTTCGTCGGCTTCGCGCCGGCCGAAAATCCCAAGATCGTTGTGTCGGTGATGGTCGAGAACGGTGAGTCCGGTTCTGGTGTCGCCGCGCCGGTGGTGCGCCAGATCATGGACGCCTGGCTGCTGGATGAGCACGGTCAGCTCAAGCCCGAATACGCAAGCCCCACCACTGCGGAGGCTACGGCCCGTGAAGAATAA
- the rodA gene encoding rod shape-determining protein RodA, whose translation MRRRATLLQRMHIDGPLLILLLTLAAGSLFVLYSASGKSWDLLAKQATSFGIGLVSMIVIAQLEPRFMARWVPLAYVVGVGLLVVVDIMGHNAMGATRWINIPGVIRFQPSEFLKIIMPATIAWYLAKRSLPPQLKHVCVSLLLIGIPFILIVRQPDLGTSLLILAGGAFVLFMGGLRWRWILSVIAAAVPVSVAMWYFVMHDYQKQRVLTFLDPESDPLGTGWNIIQSKAAIGSGGVFGKGWLMGTQSHLDFLPESHTDFIIAVMGEEFGLVGICVLLLIYLLLIGRGLVITAQAQTLFGKLLAGSLTMTFFVYVFVNIGMVSGLLPVVGVPLPFISYGGTSLVTLLSAFGVLMSIHTHRKWIAQV comes from the coding sequence ATGCGCCGCCGCGCCACTTTGCTGCAACGCATGCACATCGACGGGCCGTTGCTGATCCTGCTGCTGACGCTGGCTGCCGGCAGCCTGTTCGTGCTGTATTCGGCCAGTGGCAAGAGCTGGGACCTGCTGGCCAAACAGGCCACCTCGTTCGGCATCGGCCTGGTATCGATGATCGTCATCGCGCAGCTCGAACCACGGTTCATGGCGCGCTGGGTGCCGCTGGCCTATGTCGTAGGCGTGGGTTTGCTGGTGGTGGTGGACATCATGGGCCACAACGCCATGGGCGCCACCCGCTGGATCAACATTCCCGGGGTGATCCGTTTCCAGCCCTCGGAATTCCTCAAGATCATCATGCCGGCGACCATCGCCTGGTACCTGGCCAAACGTTCCTTGCCGCCGCAGCTCAAGCATGTGTGCGTCAGCCTGTTGCTGATCGGCATCCCGTTTATCCTGATCGTCCGCCAACCGGACCTCGGCACCTCGCTGCTGATCCTGGCCGGCGGCGCCTTCGTGCTGTTCATGGGCGGGCTGCGCTGGCGCTGGATCCTCAGCGTGATCGCCGCCGCCGTGCCGGTGTCGGTGGCCATGTGGTATTTCGTGATGCACGACTACCAGAAGCAGCGCGTGCTGACCTTCCTCGATCCGGAAAGCGATCCGCTGGGCACCGGCTGGAACATCATCCAGTCCAAGGCCGCCATCGGTTCCGGCGGGGTGTTTGGCAAGGGTTGGCTGATGGGCACCCAGTCGCACCTGGACTTTTTGCCAGAAAGCCACACCGACTTCATCATCGCGGTGATGGGCGAAGAGTTCGGCCTGGTGGGCATTTGTGTGCTGCTGCTGATCTATTTGCTGCTGATCGGCCGGGGGCTGGTGATTACCGCCCAGGCGCAGACGTTGTTCGGCAAGTTGCTCGCGGGCAGCCTGACCATGACGTTTTTTGTTTATGTTTTCGTCAATATCGGTATGGTCAGTGGCCTGCTGCCGGTCGTGGGGGTGCCGTTGCCATTCATTAGCTACGGAGGAACTTCGCTGGTGACACTACTGTCAGCGTTTGGGGTTTTGATGTCGATTCATACGCACCGCAAGTGGATCGCACAGGTTTGA
- the mltB gene encoding lytic murein transglycosylase B, with the protein MQAMRGWSTRYAPWVGLVGFLGCAPQALAGEYEGSPQVAEFVGEMTRDYGFAGEQLMGVFREAERKQSILDAISRPAERVKQWSEYRPMFITEARIARGVDFWRQHEAALARAEQEYGVPAQVIVSIIGVETFFGRNTGNFRVVDALSTLGFDYPPRAEFFRKELREFLLLAREEQVDPLTLKGSYAGAMGLPQFMPSSFRAYAVDFDGDGHINIWTNPTDAIGSVASYFKRHGWEAGQPVVSRADVRGEQVDEGLTEGIEPTKTVGELRALGWSSHDALRDDMPVTAMRLEGEQGPEYWMGLKNFYAITRYNRSVMYAMAVHQLSEELVKARGVK; encoded by the coding sequence ATGCAAGCAATGCGTGGCTGGTCGACGCGATATGCGCCGTGGGTCGGCCTGGTCGGCTTCCTGGGCTGCGCGCCGCAGGCCCTGGCCGGCGAATACGAGGGCTCGCCGCAGGTGGCCGAGTTCGTCGGTGAAATGACCCGTGACTACGGTTTCGCCGGTGAACAGCTGATGGGCGTGTTCCGCGAGGCCGAGCGCAAGCAATCGATCCTCGACGCGATTTCCCGGCCCGCCGAGCGCGTCAAACAGTGGAGCGAGTACCGGCCGATGTTCATCACCGAGGCGCGGATCGCCCGGGGCGTGGACTTCTGGCGCCAGCATGAGGCGGCCCTGGCCCGCGCCGAGCAGGAATATGGCGTGCCGGCCCAGGTCATCGTGTCCATCATCGGCGTCGAAACCTTCTTTGGCCGCAACACCGGCAATTTCCGCGTGGTCGACGCACTGTCGACCCTGGGCTTCGATTACCCGCCGCGCGCCGAGTTCTTCCGCAAGGAGCTGCGCGAGTTCCTGCTGCTGGCCCGCGAAGAGCAGGTCGATCCGCTGACCCTCAAGGGATCCTACGCAGGCGCCATGGGCCTGCCGCAATTCATGCCCAGCAGTTTCCGCGCCTACGCGGTGGACTTCGACGGCGACGGCCACATCAATATCTGGACCAACCCGACCGATGCCATCGGCAGCGTCGCCAGCTATTTCAAGCGTCACGGCTGGGAGGCTGGCCAGCCTGTGGTCAGCCGCGCCGACGTGCGTGGCGAGCAGGTGGACGAGGGCTTGACCGAAGGTATCGAGCCGACGAAAACCGTCGGGGAGTTGCGAGCGCTGGGCTGGTCGAGTCATGATGCGCTGCGTGACGACATGCCGGTCACCGCGATGCGCCTTGAAGGCGAGCAGGGCCCTGAATATTGGATGGGCCTGAAGAATTTCTACGCGATTACGCGTTATAACCGCAGCGTGATGTACGCCATGGCCGTACATCAACTGTCTGAAGAGCTGGTCAAAGCACGGGGCGTCAAATAA
- a CDS encoding septal ring lytic transglycosylase RlpA family protein: MRALPTYQPLKARPLKLVALAALSLLVVSCSTSRAPTQKTPTTAVRATPGLDINRAHKDGAPWWDVDVSRIPDATPTLHTGPYKANPYTVLGKTYFPIAESKRYVASGTASWYGTKFHGQNTANGEVYDLYGMSAAHKTLPLPSYVRVTNLDNNKTVILRVNDRGPFYSDRIIDLSYAAAKKLGYAETGTARVKVEGIDPQEWWAQRGRPAPLMLNEPKVAQNAAPTLTASTGTVEQWTPPPQQHAAAVVPVQVDAKKNASATASGQYLQVGAFANPDAAELLRSKLSSMVSAPVFISSIVRNQQTLHRVRLGPIGSPGEVQQVQNSVRLANLGSPSLVTAE; encoded by the coding sequence ATGCGGGCATTGCCTACCTATCAACCCCTGAAAGCCAGGCCCCTCAAGCTGGTGGCATTGGCGGCGCTGTCGTTGTTGGTCGTCAGTTGTTCGACCAGTCGCGCACCGACCCAGAAAACCCCCACCACCGCCGTGCGCGCCACGCCGGGCCTGGACATCAACCGGGCCCACAAGGACGGCGCCCCGTGGTGGGACGTCGATGTCTCGCGCATTCCCGACGCGACGCCGACGCTGCACACCGGTCCCTACAAGGCCAATCCGTATACGGTGCTGGGCAAGACCTATTTCCCGATCGCCGAATCCAAGCGCTACGTCGCTTCGGGCACGGCGTCCTGGTACGGCACCAAGTTCCACGGCCAGAACACCGCCAATGGCGAAGTGTACGACCTGTACGGCATGAGCGCGGCCCACAAGACCTTGCCGCTGCCCAGTTATGTACGGGTGACCAACCTGGACAACAACAAGACGGTGATCCTGCGGGTGAACGACCGTGGGCCGTTTTATTCCGATCGCATCATCGACTTGTCGTACGCGGCGGCGAAAAAGCTCGGTTACGCTGAAACCGGCACTGCGCGGGTCAAGGTCGAAGGTATCGATCCCCAGGAATGGTGGGCCCAGCGTGGCCGTCCGGCGCCTTTGATGCTCAACGAGCCGAAAGTGGCGCAAAATGCCGCGCCGACCCTGACGGCCTCCACCGGTACGGTCGAGCAATGGACCCCGCCGCCGCAGCAACATGCCGCGGCCGTGGTGCCTGTGCAGGTCGACGCAAAAAAAAACGCTTCTGCAACAGCGTCTGGCCAGTATCTGCAAGTGGGCGCGTTCGCCAACCCGGACGCTGCAGAGCTGCTCCGATCGAAGCTGAGTTCGATGGTCAGCGCGCCGGTGTTCATCAGCTCGATCGTGCGCAACCAGCAGACACTGCATCGGGTGCGCCTGGGGCCGATCGGTTCTCCGGGTGAAGTCCAGCAGGTACAGAACAGCGTGCGCCTGGCCAATCTCGGTTCGCCGAGCCTGGTCACCGCCGAGTAA